A genome region from Mesorhizobium sp. B2-1-8 includes the following:
- a CDS encoding LacI family DNA-binding transcriptional regulator, whose product MIAAGNGNGMSKTGSGRRDRDDGGNVERAKEGSSRPVTMATVGRLAGVSQVTVSRALSDPSKVSPATFEKIRNAIEMTGFVPNAIAGALASRRSRLIGALVPSITNIVYSSMIQAFSEGIAGHGYQILLSETGFDPKEEERAIVTLLSRRPDAMLLTGIHHMLEARRMLMAAGIPVVELWDMTETPIDLCVGFSHVETGRAVAEFVLEAGYKNAATVSAGDERALRRKDAFVKEIGRRAGIDVTQINFVGGASLARGREALRILVDEQNFKGGAIFCSSDLLAHGVLIEANVRGLRVPDKIAVIGFGDQDFAAHVVPPLTTVRVDRTELGLTAAKAILARFDGEPPAGRVKDIGFQIIARQSA is encoded by the coding sequence TTGATCGCGGCGGGAAACGGAAATGGCATGAGCAAGACCGGGTCGGGCCGGCGAGACAGGGACGACGGCGGAAACGTCGAGCGGGCGAAAGAAGGCTCCAGCCGTCCCGTTACCATGGCAACGGTCGGCCGCCTGGCCGGTGTTTCACAGGTCACCGTTTCGCGGGCGCTGAGCGACCCGTCGAAGGTCTCCCCGGCAACGTTCGAGAAGATCCGCAACGCCATCGAAATGACCGGGTTCGTACCGAATGCGATAGCCGGCGCGCTAGCCTCTCGCCGCAGCCGCCTTATTGGGGCGCTGGTGCCTTCCATCACGAATATCGTCTATTCCTCAATGATCCAGGCCTTCAGTGAGGGCATCGCCGGGCACGGCTACCAGATCCTTCTGTCCGAAACGGGCTTCGACCCGAAGGAAGAGGAAAGAGCGATCGTGACGCTTCTTTCCCGCCGGCCAGACGCGATGCTCCTGACCGGCATCCACCATATGCTGGAGGCGCGCCGCATGCTGATGGCGGCCGGAATTCCTGTAGTGGAATTGTGGGACATGACCGAGACACCGATTGATCTCTGCGTCGGCTTTTCGCATGTCGAGACGGGCCGCGCAGTGGCGGAATTCGTATTGGAGGCCGGCTACAAGAACGCTGCGACGGTTTCCGCTGGCGATGAACGCGCGCTCAGGCGCAAGGACGCTTTCGTAAAGGAGATCGGCCGCCGCGCGGGCATCGACGTTACGCAGATTAATTTCGTGGGAGGCGCTAGCCTTGCACGCGGTCGCGAGGCTCTGCGAATTCTCGTTGACGAGCAGAATTTCAAGGGTGGAGCGATTTTTTGCAGCTCCGATCTGCTCGCGCACGGGGTTCTTATCGAGGCCAACGTCCGCGGCCTGCGGGTGCCCGACAAGATCGCCGTCATCGGCTTCGGGGATCAGGATTTCGCGGCCCATGTCGTGCCGCCGCTTACCACCGTCCGGGTCGACCGGACGGAGCTCGGGCTCACTGCCGCCAAGGCGATCCTGGCGCGCTTTGACGGCGAACCGCCTGCTGGACGGGTCAAGGATATCGGCTTCCAAATTATCGCGCGGCAATCCGCTTGA
- a CDS encoding tripartite tricarboxylate transporter permease: MELFDFVTPLFLSLIVGGTFVGIVFGAIPGLTATMAVAVCLPLTYSLGLTNGLALLLGLYVGGISGGLVPAILIGIPGTPSSITTTLDGYPMARKGEGEKALRIGIISSLFGGLFSLLILYLFAPALADFAIRFSYVEKFLIILFALTVMGALSSDMLMGVFSGFLGIFISLIGTYATSNGGNGEIRLVPPGLEYWLDNGFSLLPVLIGLFGIAAVLEEAQQGVPEGQDISDLKLGKHSTFSFSLFRGQIWNLIRSSGIGTFVGILPGVGGSAASILAYSNAKTFSRNPERFGKGEPAGVIASESGNNGLTGGALIPLLSLGIPGDSTTALLIGAFTLQGVQVGPLFIGNNSGTWDAIIVAMLIANLAMFAMMYLAIRYLALIVTVPKHILFPLIVMMCMVGAYTTNYGVMFDVWTLLIFGVFGWFALKIGIEIAPFIIGFILGPSAEIYFVKSLESFGDLTIFFTKSWIAVLMWFLIAGSIWVSIILARRSKQHKTSEAVREQA, translated from the coding sequence ATGGAACTTTTCGATTTCGTCACCCCGCTTTTCCTGTCGCTCATCGTTGGCGGAACCTTCGTGGGCATCGTCTTCGGGGCCATTCCGGGGCTGACAGCAACGATGGCGGTCGCGGTCTGCCTCCCGCTCACTTATTCTCTGGGACTCACGAACGGCCTCGCCCTGCTGCTCGGTCTCTATGTCGGCGGCATATCAGGCGGGCTGGTGCCGGCCATCCTGATCGGCATACCGGGTACTCCCTCCTCGATCACCACGACGCTCGACGGCTATCCGATGGCGCGGAAAGGAGAGGGGGAGAAAGCATTGCGCATCGGCATCATCTCCTCCCTTTTCGGCGGCCTCTTCAGCCTGCTCATCCTCTATCTGTTCGCTCCGGCGCTCGCCGACTTCGCGATCCGCTTCTCCTATGTCGAGAAGTTCCTGATCATTCTTTTCGCGCTCACCGTGATGGGCGCGCTCAGCAGCGACATGCTGATGGGTGTCTTCTCCGGCTTTCTCGGCATCTTCATCAGCCTCATCGGCACCTACGCCACATCGAACGGCGGCAATGGCGAAATCCGGTTGGTGCCGCCGGGTCTCGAATACTGGCTGGACAACGGCTTTTCCCTGCTGCCTGTCCTGATCGGCCTGTTCGGTATCGCGGCCGTCCTTGAAGAAGCACAACAGGGCGTTCCCGAAGGACAGGACATCAGCGACCTTAAGCTCGGCAAGCATTCGACTTTTTCGTTTTCGCTGTTCCGAGGTCAGATATGGAACCTGATTCGCTCCTCGGGCATCGGCACCTTTGTTGGCATCCTGCCCGGCGTCGGCGGATCGGCGGCCTCGATCCTCGCCTATTCGAACGCCAAGACTTTCTCACGAAATCCCGAACGCTTCGGCAAGGGAGAGCCCGCAGGCGTCATCGCCTCCGAATCCGGCAACAACGGGCTGACTGGCGGGGCACTGATCCCGCTGCTCTCGCTCGGCATTCCCGGCGACTCGACGACGGCGCTACTCATCGGCGCCTTCACTCTTCAAGGTGTGCAGGTGGGGCCGCTTTTCATCGGCAACAATTCCGGAACCTGGGACGCGATAATCGTGGCGATGCTGATCGCCAATCTCGCGATGTTCGCCATGATGTATCTCGCCATCCGCTATCTGGCGCTGATCGTCACCGTGCCGAAGCACATTCTCTTTCCACTCATCGTGATGATGTGCATGGTCGGCGCCTACACCACCAACTACGGCGTGATGTTCGACGTGTGGACGCTTCTGATCTTCGGTGTCTTCGGTTGGTTCGCGCTGAAGATTGGCATCGAGATCGCCCCTTTCATCATCGGCTTCATCCTCGGGCCTTCAGCAGAGATCTATTTCGTGAAGAGCCTCGAATCGTTCGGCGACCTGACGATCTTTTTCACCAAGAGCTGGATTGCCGTTCTGATGTGGTTCTTGATCGCCGGGTCCATTTGGGTATCAATCATTCTTGCAAGGCGCAGCAAACAGCACAAGACAAGTGAAGCTGTTCGTGAGCAAGCTTGA
- a CDS encoding dihydrodipicolinate synthase family protein — protein sequence MSHDLDKALTGISGILVTPYDTDGNVAPKRLQPIIDHALQAGVHIPVVNGNTGEFYALTTDEACTMMREVTAMVAGRAPVLAGIGRSIRDACRLATASANAGAAALMIHQPPDPFVSPRGTVEYVKAVSEASGGLPVMLYLRNDAIGTKAIADLCALPGVRGVKWATPNPMKLAEAIAACDPSIVWVGGLAEVWAPTFYAVGARGFTSGLINLWPERSIAIHSALEAGDYATARELIAGMRAFEEVRAEELNGTNVTGVKAALQAVGKDCGPTRPPSAWPLTAGQQEKMLAFLRSSGLV from the coding sequence ATGTCCCACGACCTCGACAAGGCCTTGACCGGTATTTCCGGCATTCTCGTCACGCCCTACGACACGGACGGGAATGTCGCACCCAAACGCCTTCAGCCGATCATCGACCACGCGTTGCAGGCCGGTGTCCACATCCCCGTCGTCAACGGCAACACGGGCGAGTTTTACGCCCTGACGACAGACGAAGCCTGCACCATGATGCGTGAGGTGACGGCGATGGTTGCCGGTCGCGCACCGGTGCTGGCCGGCATCGGCCGGTCGATCCGCGACGCCTGCCGCCTCGCCACGGCTTCCGCCAATGCGGGCGCCGCCGCGCTGATGATCCACCAGCCGCCGGATCCCTTCGTTTCTCCGCGCGGAACGGTCGAATACGTCAAGGCGGTCAGCGAGGCTTCCGGCGGCCTTCCGGTCATGCTCTATCTGCGCAACGATGCGATCGGGACCAAGGCGATTGCCGACCTTTGCGCCCTTCCGGGTGTGAGGGGCGTGAAGTGGGCGACGCCGAACCCGATGAAGCTTGCCGAGGCGATAGCGGCCTGCGATCCGTCGATCGTCTGGGTCGGCGGCCTCGCGGAAGTCTGGGCCCCCACCTTCTACGCGGTCGGCGCGCGGGGCTTCACCTCCGGTCTGATCAATCTCTGGCCGGAACGTTCGATCGCGATCCATTCGGCGCTCGAGGCCGGCGACTATGCCACCGCCCGCGAACTGATCGCCGGCATGCGCGCCTTCGAGGAAGTGCGCGCCGAAGAGCTGAACGGAACCAATGTCACCGGCGTCAAGGCCGCTCTCCAGGCGGTCGGCAAGGATTGCGGCCCGACGCGGCCGCCGTCCGCCTGGCCTCTGACCGCCGGCCAGCAGGAAAAGATGCTCGCTTTCCTGAGATCCTCAGGACTCGTCTGA
- a CDS encoding Zn-dependent oxidoreductase: MVAVAVERPGTLVLMENEPRALGADDVMVRVQRAGICGSDIHILHGTNPFAKYPRIIGHEFAGVVEAVGPQATGLAPGDRVVVDPVVSCGHCYACRVGRSNVCANLEVLGVHRDGGFRDRVVVPAANAVKLPPTLPVEVAALAEPFSIAANVLSRTGCSADDVVLVYGAGTVGLTVLQVAKLHGARVIVADLDANRLRRAEAFGADRVIHSTRESVPLAVAGENEGLGPSVVIDGAGVPALLAEACGLASPAGRIGLLGFSPAPCNVSQQEIVRKELSLHGSRLSRRLLPEVIRWLEQGRLRPAAMITHTFAAAEAKAAFSLIESEPGQVVKVHLAFD; encoded by the coding sequence ATGGTTGCCGTCGCCGTCGAAAGGCCGGGCACCCTGGTCCTGATGGAGAACGAGCCGCGCGCGCTGGGAGCGGACGATGTGATGGTGCGCGTGCAGCGCGCAGGTATCTGCGGCTCAGATATCCACATTCTCCACGGCACCAATCCCTTTGCAAAATATCCGCGCATCATCGGCCATGAATTTGCAGGTGTCGTCGAGGCAGTCGGGCCGCAGGCGACGGGATTGGCGCCGGGCGATCGCGTCGTCGTCGATCCGGTGGTTTCCTGCGGCCATTGCTATGCCTGTCGCGTCGGCCGGTCCAATGTCTGCGCCAATCTGGAGGTGCTGGGCGTTCATCGGGACGGCGGCTTCCGCGATCGGGTTGTCGTGCCCGCTGCTAATGCGGTGAAACTGCCACCCACACTGCCGGTCGAGGTAGCCGCGCTCGCCGAGCCGTTTTCGATCGCGGCGAACGTCCTTTCGCGAACTGGCTGCTCGGCAGACGATGTGGTGCTCGTCTACGGTGCTGGCACCGTGGGCCTCACGGTCCTTCAGGTGGCGAAGCTCCATGGCGCACGGGTGATTGTGGCAGATCTCGACGCCAATCGCCTGCGACGCGCAGAAGCCTTCGGTGCCGACCGCGTCATCCATTCCACCAGAGAGTCTGTGCCACTCGCCGTTGCTGGCGAGAACGAAGGCCTCGGGCCGTCAGTGGTCATCGACGGTGCAGGCGTACCGGCGCTCCTGGCCGAGGCCTGCGGGCTGGCAAGTCCCGCCGGCCGTATCGGCCTGCTCGGCTTTTCACCCGCGCCGTGCAACGTCAGTCAGCAGGAGATCGTCAGGAAGGAACTGTCGCTGCACGGGTCACGGCTCAGCCGTAGACTCTTGCCGGAAGTCATCAGGTGGCTGGAGCAAGGGAGGTTGCGTCCGGCCGCCATGATTACCCACACCTTTGCCGCCGCCGAGGCGAAGGCTGCGTTTTCGCTGATCGAGAGTGAACCGGGACAGGTCGTCAAGGTTCATCTCGCCTTTGACTGA
- a CDS encoding TRAP transporter small permease encodes MKRTVGMLLAGLKAICKAGTIIAFAVLIAVVTIQVLGRLPGFPSPAWTEEVARFALLHMVAFSCGLAVLRGDLVNVDLFTASLPARARRQVERVADVITMLFSLAVIPGAYAYVSGSIGERARSLDAPMLIVYVTVLIIPVALAIFSLARLFGFGQPMRHEELI; translated from the coding sequence ATGAAACGAACCGTCGGTATGCTGCTGGCTGGCCTGAAGGCGATCTGCAAAGCCGGAACCATCATTGCTTTCGCCGTTCTCATCGCCGTCGTGACCATACAGGTGCTCGGCCGTCTGCCGGGCTTCCCGTCACCGGCCTGGACCGAGGAGGTGGCGCGTTTCGCGTTGCTGCACATGGTCGCCTTTTCGTGCGGCCTCGCCGTCCTGCGTGGCGACCTGGTCAATGTCGACCTCTTCACGGCATCCCTGCCAGCCCGCGCCCGGCGCCAGGTCGAGCGGGTGGCAGATGTTATCACGATGCTGTTCAGCCTCGCCGTCATTCCCGGTGCCTACGCCTATGTCTCGGGAAGCATCGGCGAGCGCGCACGATCCCTCGACGCGCCGATGCTCATCGTTTACGTCACCGTGCTGATAATTCCGGTTGCGCTTGCCATCTTCTCCCTGGCCCGGCTGTTCGGCTTCGGACAGCCAATGCGTCACGAGGAGCTGATCTGA
- a CDS encoding TRAP transporter substrate-binding protein — translation MFDTKISRRGVLATALGAGASITIVGRARAKTVLKLGHLANEQNSWHKASLKFAEEVATRTNGEIEIKVFPNEQLGKETDLIKGIQLGTVDFTITGESLQNWAPLAALLAVPYAIRDLDHMKAVIGGSVGQKIAAEIEDKTKLVPLTWFARGPRELTANKAIRTPDELAGLKLRVPNVPLFVSFWQALGAKPTPMAFSEVFTSLQSHVVDAQENPLALIQSASFFEVQKYLNKTDHVLSWIYLVGGSRKLGKLPDEQQKAIREAAAVAQEFERKLFLADEARIADELKAKGMEFIDVDKQAFATRGKDAVTASLGADLKPLYEDILATK, via the coding sequence GTGTTCGATACCAAAATTTCACGCCGCGGTGTGCTGGCCACCGCTCTCGGTGCTGGCGCCAGCATCACTATCGTCGGCCGTGCCCGAGCCAAGACCGTATTGAAGCTTGGCCATCTCGCGAACGAGCAGAACAGCTGGCACAAGGCCTCGCTGAAGTTCGCCGAGGAGGTCGCCACCCGCACCAATGGCGAGATCGAGATCAAGGTCTTTCCGAACGAGCAGCTAGGCAAGGAAACCGACCTCATCAAAGGCATCCAACTCGGCACCGTCGATTTCACGATCACCGGCGAGTCACTGCAGAACTGGGCACCGCTCGCAGCCTTGCTCGCCGTGCCTTACGCCATCCGCGATCTCGACCACATGAAGGCCGTGATCGGGGGCTCCGTCGGCCAGAAGATCGCCGCCGAGATCGAGGACAAGACCAAGCTCGTTCCGCTGACCTGGTTTGCGCGCGGTCCGCGGGAACTGACCGCCAACAAGGCGATCCGCACGCCCGATGAACTCGCCGGCCTCAAACTGCGCGTGCCGAACGTGCCGTTGTTCGTCTCGTTCTGGCAGGCGCTCGGCGCCAAACCGACGCCGATGGCCTTCTCCGAGGTCTTCACCTCGCTGCAGAGCCATGTCGTCGACGCGCAGGAGAACCCGCTCGCCCTGATCCAGTCGGCGAGTTTCTTCGAGGTGCAGAAATATCTGAACAAGACCGACCACGTGCTGAGCTGGATCTACCTCGTCGGCGGCAGCCGGAAACTCGGCAAGCTGCCAGATGAGCAGCAGAAAGCCATCCGGGAAGCGGCCGCCGTGGCGCAGGAATTCGAGCGCAAGCTGTTCCTGGCCGACGAGGCTCGCATCGCCGACGAACTGAAGGCCAAAGGCATGGAGTTCATCGATGTGGACAAGCAGGCGTTCGCCACCAGGGGCAAGGATGCGGTCACCGCCTCGCTCGGCGCCGACCTGAAGCCGCTTTACGAGGACATTCTCGCCACGAAATAG
- the araD gene encoding L-arabinonate dehydratase, whose product MVPGKKSPETLRSARWFAPDDLRSFGHRSRMMQMGLAPEDWAGKPIIGILNTWSEMNPCHLHFRDRAEDVKKGIAQAGGLGVEIPTISIDESFTKPTSMLYRNMIAMETEETIRSHPLDGVVLMGGCDKSTPGLTMGAITAGIPFIYLPAGPMLRGNYAGRALGSGSDAWKYWDERRAGNISDDEWLGVEGGIARSYGHCMTMGTASTMTAIAEAMGLCLPGASSIPAPDANHKRMSAACGRRIVDMVWEDLTPDKIVTEAAVRNAAIVAMATGCSTNAVVHLLAMARRAGVKLSLDDLDALGRITPLIANIRPSGKDYLMEDFYFAGGLRALMNELGDRLDRSSITCTGRPLGETLAGAEVYNDDVIRPLSNPVYYEGSLAVLRGNLCPDGAVMKPAACDPRFHVHEGPALVFDSYPEMKAAIDDEDLDVTPDHVLVLRNAGPQGGPGFPEWGMLPIPKALVKKGHRDMLRISDARMSGTSYGACILHVAPESFIGGPLALLKSGDIVRLDLPNRRLDMLVGEEELAARRAAWIPPEPRFERGWGYMFQRHVAQANEGCDFDFLTRDFGQPAGEPDIF is encoded by the coding sequence ATGGTCCCAGGAAAAAAGAGCCCGGAAACGCTTCGCAGCGCACGCTGGTTCGCACCGGATGACCTGCGCAGTTTCGGACATCGGTCCCGTATGATGCAGATGGGGCTCGCGCCGGAGGACTGGGCCGGCAAACCGATCATCGGCATCCTGAACACATGGTCCGAGATGAACCCCTGTCACCTGCATTTCCGTGACAGGGCCGAGGACGTGAAAAAAGGCATCGCGCAGGCAGGCGGTCTCGGTGTCGAAATTCCGACGATTTCGATCGACGAGAGCTTCACCAAGCCGACATCCATGCTCTACCGCAACATGATTGCCATGGAGACGGAAGAGACGATCCGGTCCCATCCGCTCGATGGCGTGGTGCTGATGGGCGGTTGCGACAAGTCGACCCCGGGTCTGACCATGGGCGCGATCACCGCCGGCATCCCCTTCATTTATCTCCCCGCGGGTCCGATGCTGCGGGGCAACTATGCCGGCAGGGCGCTGGGCTCCGGTTCGGACGCCTGGAAGTACTGGGACGAGCGGCGGGCGGGCAATATTTCCGACGACGAATGGCTGGGTGTGGAAGGCGGCATCGCCCGCTCCTATGGTCACTGCATGACCATGGGAACAGCCTCGACCATGACCGCGATTGCGGAGGCCATGGGCCTCTGCCTGCCCGGTGCATCTTCCATTCCCGCCCCCGATGCCAACCACAAGCGCATGAGTGCGGCCTGCGGGCGCCGGATCGTCGACATGGTCTGGGAAGACTTGACCCCGGACAAAATCGTGACCGAAGCCGCCGTCCGCAACGCTGCCATCGTCGCCATGGCAACGGGCTGCTCCACCAATGCGGTCGTGCACCTTTTGGCGATGGCGCGGCGGGCCGGCGTGAAGCTGAGCCTCGACGACCTCGACGCTCTCGGACGGATAACGCCGCTGATCGCCAACATCCGGCCTTCGGGCAAGGACTACCTGATGGAGGATTTCTATTTCGCCGGCGGCTTGAGGGCGCTGATGAATGAGCTCGGAGACCGGCTGGACAGAAGCAGCATCACCTGCACCGGACGACCGCTCGGCGAAACGCTGGCAGGCGCGGAGGTCTACAACGATGACGTCATCCGCCCGCTTTCCAATCCGGTCTATTACGAAGGTTCGTTAGCCGTGCTCAGGGGCAACCTCTGTCCCGACGGCGCCGTGATGAAGCCGGCTGCCTGCGATCCGCGTTTTCATGTGCATGAAGGCCCGGCGCTCGTTTTCGACAGCTACCCGGAAATGAAGGCGGCCATCGACGACGAAGATCTCGACGTAACGCCGGACCATGTGCTGGTGCTGCGCAATGCAGGCCCACAGGGGGGCCCCGGCTTTCCCGAGTGGGGCATGCTGCCGATCCCCAAGGCGCTGGTCAAGAAGGGCCACCGCGACATGCTGCGCATCTCGGATGCCCGCATGTCCGGCACGTCCTACGGCGCCTGCATCCTGCATGTCGCCCCGGAATCCTTCATTGGCGGACCGCTGGCGCTCCTGAAGAGCGGCGATATCGTCCGGCTGGACCTGCCGAACCGCCGTCTGGACATGCTTGTCGGTGAAGAGGAGCTTGCCGCCCGCAGGGCTGCCTGGATACCGCCGGAACCGCGTTTCGAGCGCGGTTGGGGCTACATGTTCCAGCGCCATGTCGCCCAGGCGAACGAGGGCTGCGATTTCGACTTCCTGACCCGCGATTTCGGCCAGCCGGCCGGCGAGCCTGACATTTTCTGA
- a CDS encoding ribonuclease activity regulator RraA, protein MKSETRSKLMGVSVATLATALFKRGLRNQVIQGVHPVASKGRNMVGPAFTLRYMPAREDRNQLSEFRNPKHPQRVAIETCPEGHVMVIDSRKDARAASAGDILITRLMMRGGAGIVTDGGFRDAATIGALDIPAYHARPSSPTNLTLHEAIEINGPIGCGDAPVFPDDIVVGDEDCVIVIPAHLAEEVADEAVEMSAYEDFVVKQVKNGQTIIGLYPCTKEEHQAAFAEWRKSNGR, encoded by the coding sequence ATGAAATCTGAAACCAGATCCAAACTCATGGGCGTGTCCGTCGCGACGCTGGCGACTGCCCTCTTTAAGCGCGGCCTGCGCAACCAGGTGATCCAGGGCGTCCATCCGGTGGCCTCCAAGGGCCGCAATATGGTCGGCCCTGCCTTCACGCTGCGCTACATGCCTGCCCGGGAGGACCGCAACCAGCTCAGCGAGTTCCGCAATCCGAAGCATCCCCAGCGCGTCGCGATCGAGACCTGTCCCGAAGGCCATGTCATGGTGATCGACAGCCGCAAGGATGCCCGGGCGGCAAGCGCGGGCGACATTCTGATCACCCGGCTCATGATGCGCGGTGGCGCCGGCATCGTGACCGACGGCGGCTTCCGCGACGCCGCAACGATCGGCGCGCTCGACATTCCGGCCTATCACGCCCGCCCCTCAAGCCCGACGAACCTGACGCTGCATGAAGCGATCGAGATCAATGGGCCGATCGGTTGCGGCGATGCGCCGGTCTTTCCCGACGACATCGTCGTCGGCGACGAAGACTGCGTGATCGTCATTCCCGCCCATCTGGCCGAGGAGGTGGCCGACGAAGCGGTGGAAATGTCGGCTTACGAGGATTTTGTGGTCAAGCAGGTGAAGAATGGCCAGACCATCATCGGTCTCTACCCTTGCACGAAGGAGGAACACCAGGCCGCTTTCGCCGAGTGGCGAAAGAGTAACGGCCGATAG
- a CDS encoding TRAP transporter large permease subunit, whose amino-acid sequence MLVAALFGSFAICLILGVPVAIALGVASAIYLYLADIDLTVVAQFMYSGMDSFVLLCIPGFVLAGNLMNGGGITDQIVRFGNALVGHIRGGLGLANVTGSMIFAGISGTAVAETASIGAVMIPAMKKAGYDAPLLRLLPPPPPPLVRSFRQAFR is encoded by the coding sequence ATGCTGGTCGCGGCCCTTTTCGGCAGCTTCGCCATCTGCCTCATCCTCGGTGTGCCGGTTGCGATCGCGCTTGGTGTTGCGTCGGCCATTTATCTCTACCTTGCCGACATCGACCTGACGGTCGTGGCACAGTTCATGTATTCAGGCATGGACAGCTTCGTGCTGTTGTGCATCCCCGGCTTCGTGCTGGCCGGCAACCTGATGAACGGCGGCGGTATCACCGACCAGATCGTGCGTTTCGGCAATGCGCTTGTCGGCCACATCCGCGGAGGCCTCGGCCTGGCCAACGTCACCGGTTCGATGATCTTCGCCGGGATATCCGGCACGGCTGTCGCGGAGACGGCCTCGATCGGCGCCGTCATGATCCCGGCGATGAAGAAGGCCGGATATGACGCCCCCTTGCTTCGGCTCTTACCGCCGCCGCCTCCACCGTTGGTCCGATCATTCC
- a CDS encoding tripartite tricarboxylate transporter TctB family protein, which yields MSSLTHVTINFETSHLVFPGVIGAILAILGLAIVVTRRRSIAGSGAYWRGIVSQMDKIRFFGAIGLCFIYFALLEPVGELMPNTGFGFLACSIPFVLLTSLLFMHQRNLRTVLPVVMMAAIAPVLTWWLFNDVFFLSLP from the coding sequence ATGAGCAGCCTTACGCACGTCACCATCAACTTCGAAACGTCGCATCTCGTCTTCCCGGGAGTGATCGGCGCGATCCTCGCGATCCTCGGCCTTGCGATCGTCGTCACCCGGCGCCGTTCCATTGCCGGATCGGGCGCCTATTGGCGCGGCATCGTCTCACAGATGGACAAGATACGGTTCTTCGGCGCGATCGGGCTGTGCTTCATCTATTTCGCGCTCCTCGAACCCGTCGGCGAACTGATGCCGAACACCGGCTTCGGGTTCCTGGCTTGCTCCATTCCCTTCGTTTTGTTGACGTCGCTGCTCTTCATGCACCAGCGCAACCTCAGAACGGTCTTGCCGGTTGTCATGATGGCCGCCATTGCGCCCGTGCTGACGTGGTGGCTGTTCAACGACGTCTTCTTCCTGTCGCTTCCCTGA
- a CDS encoding ABC transporter substrate-binding protein translates to MKITRRMIVAAGAAMFLTQPLAAAARDLPHNIRMVIGSSSTGGDTYQNSAIVADALSQKLGVNMKVDAVGANEAFKALERDGRGTTIMIFHDSAYLSHLYGVHGFDDIFTKYKIGPTVAINPGNAYLVAKDSPYKSMDDIFKAAAAGTKIRVAIEPGGVSEIGFSAMKNAASILSPGSEANIVSVKTGSQSDKNQAMFDDLADVINGSIQANEQFTQLPESDQKAMRFVWITARPETIEQAPEMGMGKTTRDDMLKYTSPKTSVTEDGKKDFTFDKEFFFLYNKDMDQGMVDAIDAALKDVFAEGKIQERQKQAFFIPNFMPSKEAAAHLEEKNAAYNGIIAKISGK, encoded by the coding sequence ATGAAAATTACCCGTAGAATGATTGTGGCCGCCGGCGCGGCAATGTTTCTCACGCAGCCGTTGGCTGCGGCCGCTCGGGATTTGCCGCACAATATCCGGATGGTGATCGGTTCGTCATCGACCGGTGGCGACACCTACCAGAACTCCGCCATCGTCGCCGACGCGCTGTCCCAAAAGCTTGGCGTGAACATGAAGGTGGATGCAGTCGGCGCCAATGAAGCGTTCAAGGCGCTGGAACGCGACGGGCGCGGGACTACGATCATGATCTTCCACGATTCTGCCTATCTCTCACACCTCTACGGCGTGCACGGCTTCGACGACATCTTCACGAAGTACAAGATCGGCCCGACGGTCGCGATCAATCCGGGCAATGCCTATCTGGTGGCCAAGGATTCGCCCTATAAATCGATGGACGACATCTTCAAGGCCGCCGCCGCCGGCACCAAGATCCGCGTGGCGATCGAGCCCGGCGGGGTTTCCGAAATCGGCTTTTCCGCGATGAAGAATGCCGCAAGCATCCTGTCGCCCGGTTCGGAGGCCAACATCGTCTCGGTGAAGACCGGCAGCCAGTCCGACAAGAACCAGGCGATGTTCGACGATCTTGCCGACGTCATCAACGGCTCGATCCAGGCCAACGAGCAGTTCACGCAATTGCCGGAATCGGACCAGAAGGCGATGCGCTTTGTCTGGATCACGGCGCGGCCGGAGACGATCGAGCAGGCCCCGGAAATGGGCATGGGCAAGACGACTCGAGACGATATGTTGAAATACACCAGCCCGAAGACGAGCGTGACTGAAGACGGCAAGAAGGACTTCACCTTCGACAAGGAATTCTTCTTCCTCTACAACAAGGACATGGATCAGGGCATGGTCGATGCGATCGACGCGGCGCTCAAGGATGTCTTCGCCGAAGGCAAGATCCAGGAACGCCAGAAGCAGGCCTTCTTCATTCCGAATTTCATGCCCTCGAAGGAAGCGGCCGCGCATCTCGAAGAGAAGAACGCAGCCTACAACGGGATCATCGCGAAGATTTCCGGCAAGTGA